A stretch of DNA from Chiloscyllium plagiosum isolate BGI_BamShark_2017 chromosome 29, ASM401019v2, whole genome shotgun sequence:
CAGAACTAAACCAGTTCCATTTGCTTCTCCATTAGACTGAAAACACACTGATCATGCTGTACGCATTAAAAGAATTCTCTCTGTCCTTTGCATTGTGATTTTCCCAGTCTAATTAATTAAAATCCCAGATCATTACTAAGATTCATAGTTTTCTGAAATGAGCTGCAAATTTGCTTCTTTTTAAATCCATATCTCTAGTTTTCTCATTATTTAGTAGCATACTGTATACACTTGTAAATTATTACCCAGGAATACCCTTATTGCCCTTCACATGAGTTTATTACTCTGAAGGCCCCCTTTTAATCTCTATATGATCTTATTATCCTGAGTGtatgtgtactgtgttctgtttgAGCTTGTTTATACTAGGGTGACCCTATGCTCACTGGTCGAACTTATTGCTTTCAGTGATGTCACTATTGCCCTTAGTGGGAGCATATTATTCTCATAGAACCCCCTACTTATGAACAACTGTCACACTTGCCTGACAATGACCCCATTATCTTCAGTCAGGATATTGCCCTGAGGGGATGCCATCTATTACTCTCACTGGGGAGATGATTGTCAGTTGGGGCCATTAGCCTGAGGGTGACCTGTTGCACTAATATGCATTACCCCAGGATGCTGTATTGCGTTTTGTGGGGGTTATTAAccaatttccccctccccccacttggGGCTTATGGCGCTGGGTACTCGTATTACCTTAGCGATGCCTTAATGCTCCAGTGTAGGGATTAACAGCCTTCTAGTGCCACTTCCCCTAGTGGGAACATATTGCTTTCAGTTGATTATTGCCCTAAAACCCCTCCCATTGTAATCTGTGAGCTAATTGTCCTCGATGTGACAGTTGTTTCTGATGGGGGACTATTACGGCTCTGCAGGCACCCATATGCTGTCAGTAGAGTTTATCACAATCTCACTACTGTTTCAGCCAGGGAGAGTTTGTCCTGAGGTTCCTATACCACCATTAGTGGAAGATGTTTACTGTAAAAGCCTTTATTGCCCCTGGTTGCTCTTATTGCACTGAATGTGCGCTAGTTCCTTGAAGGTGTTCCTTTTACCCTGAATGTGAGGCAATTGCTCTGGGATTGTTCTTATTCCCTCAATATGGGCTTACTTCTCTGAAGTTGGCCCTGTTGCCTGTATTGGGAATTACCGCCATGAAATGTTCTTATTGCCCGCAATAAGGGGTCATTTCTGTGAGGCTGTACCTAATGCCCTCAGTGGGGGTTATTGCCCCCTGCTCTCCCAAGCGGCAGTGACTCAAAGCCTCCTGTTTATTTGTTGTGATCACGTCGCTCTGACGCCCCCCTTGCCCAGCACTGGACTCGGCTCCTGACCTCAATATACGTGCCCTTGCAAAGTTTTCAGCAGAGCTTTGATTGACACGGGCTCTGGGTCTGTTGGCAGCGCCTCCccctgttttatatatatatatattagttATTGTTTTTAATAGTTTGAGTTTGGGCAGGGTAGGAGGACGGGGTTGGAGGTAAAGGGCGAGGAGCGACATGACATGGAGGAGCCTGACCCTGCCATCTCCCCTGCGGTGCATCGGGACCTGCAGGCAGATCTGAAGGTCTCGCCGGCTACTTGCTCTGGCCACTCCTTGCAACTTTCCTTGGGCACCAGCAGCGCCAGTAGCAACACCGGCAGCGGCTGCAAAATCCATCGGAGCTGCAGCACCATCGCTTGCAATAACATTCGGGGCACCAGCAGTAGCTGCAACACCAGCAACGGTAACAACAGTAACAAGAACTGCAGCCCGGCCGCTTGCAACACCGGCTGTTGCAATGGCAGCCTCAAAGGCGACACCGGCAAAACCTGCAACAGCAGCGGCTGCAAGGCAAGCTGTAACTCCGAGTCTGGGGACGAGAGGAAAGTTTGCGAGCTGTCCCGGCAGGCGGACGCCTCGAACCCCGAGAAGGAGGTGCTGGTCAGCGCCGTCAGCCGCCAGAGCAACGAGCTGAGGTTGAACCGGCGCCGCACCAAGTCGCTGCCCTGCCTGCACGACCCCTCCGACTTCTTCAGCGAATTCAACGGGGGGCTGCGCAAGAAAGTGAAGTTCGCCGACTCGCTGGGGCTCAGCCTGGCCAGCGTCAAGCACTTCCGAGCCAGCGACGAGCCTTACATCCCATCCAAGGTCTTCCTGCGGCTCCAG
This window harbors:
- the ppp1r3g gene encoding protein phosphatase 1 regulatory subunit 3G, which translates into the protein MEEPDPAISPAVHRDLQADLKVSPATCSGHSLQLSLGTSSASSNTGSGCKIHRSCSTIACNNIRGTSSSCNTSNGNNSNKNCSPAACNTGCCNGSLKGDTGKTCNSSGCKASCNSESGDERKVCELSRQADASNPEKEVLVSAVSRQSNELRLNRRRTKSLPCLHDPSDFFSEFNGGLRKKVKFADSLGLSLASVKHFRASDEPYIPSKVFLRLQSFPAIVDDLNEKFKALGIHCLRPAFSMPCEASDFMQRAERNRVCLENVTVRHFDVHGLIRVLNVSYVKEVIVRYTFNNWLSSMDTPAKYVEGSSHSGTDQFSFDLSIPPFLDQGSFVYFAICYRTDSEEYWDNNFDKNYSLQCESTSDEHANS